A DNA window from Selenomonas sp. oral taxon 126 contains the following coding sequences:
- the dnaJ gene encoding molecular chaperone DnaJ produces the protein MSEKRDYYEVLGVQKGASDDEIKKAYKKLARKYHPDLNRDDPKTAEEKFKELNEAYDVLKDPQKKAAYDQFGHDAFDPRRGGSAGGGNPFGGAGGFGGFDMNDIFDMFGMGGGGRRARRQGPERGADLRYDLEISFEEAAFGKEVELSIPREENCPTCDGSGAAKGSSAETCSTCHGSGQEQVMQRTMFGSMMTSRTCSQCHGTGKIIKNPCGDCHGTGRKRVTKTIKVNIPRGVDDGQRVRVSGGGEAGVRGGANGDLYVYIFIRPHELFQRRGNDVLIEIPITFVQASLGGTVQVPTLDGAVDLKVPAGIQTGTVLRVKGKGIPNLRGAGRGDEHIRVKVTTPQKLSSKQKELLKEFAALSGDAVNPEQKSFTEKFKDLFA, from the coding sequence GTGAGCGAGAAACGCGATTACTACGAAGTCCTGGGCGTCCAGAAGGGTGCCTCGGACGATGAGATCAAAAAAGCATATAAGAAACTCGCGCGCAAATACCATCCCGATCTCAACCGTGACGACCCGAAGACCGCCGAGGAGAAATTCAAGGAGCTCAACGAGGCGTACGATGTGCTGAAGGATCCGCAGAAGAAGGCGGCGTACGATCAGTTTGGTCACGATGCCTTCGACCCGCGCCGCGGCGGCAGCGCCGGAGGGGGAAACCCATTCGGCGGTGCCGGCGGATTCGGCGGCTTTGATATGAACGACATCTTTGACATGTTCGGCATGGGCGGCGGCGGACGCCGTGCGCGCAGACAGGGGCCCGAGCGCGGTGCCGATCTGCGCTATGATCTCGAGATCTCGTTCGAGGAGGCGGCATTTGGCAAGGAGGTCGAGCTCTCCATCCCGCGTGAGGAGAACTGTCCTACCTGCGACGGCTCGGGTGCGGCAAAGGGCTCGAGCGCCGAGACCTGTTCGACCTGTCATGGGTCAGGGCAGGAGCAGGTCATGCAGCGGACGATGTTCGGCAGCATGATGACCTCGCGCACGTGCAGCCAGTGCCACGGAACGGGCAAGATCATCAAGAATCCGTGCGGCGACTGCCACGGTACTGGACGCAAGCGCGTCACGAAGACGATCAAGGTCAACATTCCGCGCGGCGTGGACGACGGTCAGCGCGTCCGCGTCTCAGGCGGCGGCGAGGCGGGCGTGCGCGGCGGGGCGAACGGCGATCTCTATGTATACATTTTCATCCGTCCGCATGAACTCTTTCAGCGGCGCGGCAACGATGTTCTCATCGAGATCCCGATTACGTTCGTGCAGGCGTCGCTCGGCGGTACCGTGCAGGTGCCGACGCTCGACGGCGCGGTCGATCTCAAGGTGCCTGCGGGCATCCAGACGGGCACGGTGTTGCGCGTCAAGGGCAAGGGCATTCCGAATCTGCGCGGCGCGGGACGCGGCGACGAGCACATCCGTGTCAAGGTCACAACGCCGCAGAAGCTCTCATCGAAGCAGAAGGAACTCCTCAAGGAGTTTGCCGCGCTCAGCGGGGATGCGGTCAATCCCGAGCAGAAGAGCTTCACCGAGAAGTTCAAGGATCTGTTTGCGTGA
- the hrcA gene encoding heat-inducible transcriptional repressor HrcA encodes MSDDLDARKSQILWAVVDDYIASAEPVGSRTLAQKYNLGISPATIRNEMADLEMLGYLEHPHTSAGRIPSSKGYRFYVDGLQPVAPVTDAEKKKIHDWYHRRVRRLDEVFQETARLIADVTHNVSLVLAPQAAQSTFRMLQFLPLDLSHAIAVLMTDAGFVENRIVEIPDGATFADFQRMAGAVNATLSGKALSAVTKKDMKRVRDAIGDESIFVAAVEVMHRALEGRSEDRLYLGGTAQLLGNPEFQDLERVRAMLLVLEREDLVKDILHTHAGEGLEVTIGRENKSSTFWDSSFITATYHVDGRLLGTIAVLGPTRMEYAKAMRILDYVNTNLTEMIYQLKW; translated from the coding sequence ATGTCGGACGATCTGGACGCGCGCAAGAGTCAAATCCTGTGGGCGGTCGTCGATGACTATATCGCATCGGCAGAGCCTGTCGGATCGCGGACACTCGCGCAGAAATACAATCTCGGCATCAGCCCCGCGACCATTCGGAACGAGATGGCGGATCTCGAGATGCTCGGCTACCTCGAGCATCCCCACACATCCGCCGGGCGCATCCCCTCATCGAAGGGGTACCGCTTCTACGTCGATGGGCTTCAGCCCGTCGCACCCGTGACAGATGCCGAGAAGAAGAAGATTCACGACTGGTATCACAGGCGTGTGCGGCGCCTCGACGAGGTGTTTCAGGAGACGGCGCGTCTGATTGCGGATGTGACGCACAATGTTTCGCTCGTGCTCGCACCGCAGGCGGCGCAGTCGACGTTCCGCATGCTGCAGTTCCTGCCGCTCGACCTAAGTCACGCGATTGCCGTCCTCATGACGGACGCGGGCTTCGTCGAGAACCGCATCGTTGAGATTCCCGACGGTGCGACATTCGCGGATTTTCAGCGGATGGCGGGGGCGGTCAATGCGACGCTCTCGGGCAAGGCGCTCAGTGCCGTGACGAAGAAAGACATGAAGCGCGTGCGCGATGCAATCGGCGATGAGTCGATCTTCGTCGCCGCCGTGGAGGTCATGCACAGGGCGCTCGAAGGGCGCTCGGAGGATCGCCTCTACCTCGGCGGTACGGCACAGCTGCTCGGCAATCCCGAGTTTCAGGATCTCGAGCGCGTCCGCGCGATGCTGCTCGTTCTCGAGCGCGAGGATCTCGTGAAGGACATCCTCCACACGCACGCGGGCGAGGGGCTTGAGGTCACAATCGGGCGCGAGAACAAAAGCAGCACGTTCTGGGACAGCAGTTTCATCACGGCGACCTATCATGTCGACGGCAGGCTGCTCGGAACGATTGCGGTGCTCGGGCCGACGCGCATGGAATACGCGAAGGCGATGCGCATACTCGACTATGTGAACACGAATCTAACAGAGATGATCTATCAGCTGAAATGGTAG
- the dnaK gene encoding molecular chaperone DnaK, which yields MAKVIGIDLGTTNSVVSVMEGGEPTVITNPEGSRITPSVVGFTKDGQRLVGRLAKNQAVSNPDRTISSIKRHMGEANYHVTIDGKNYTPPEISAMILQKLKSDAEAYLGETVTQAVITVPAYFNDSQRQATKDAGKIAGLEVLRIINEPTAAALAYGLDKDQDETVLVFDLGGGTFDVSILELSEGVFEVKATNGDTVLGGDDFDKKVMDWMVEQFKKENGIDLSQDKMSAQRLIEAAEKAKIELSSMSQTNINLPFITADATGPKHLDLTLSRAKFDELTADLVERTMIPTRKAMEDAGLSGSEIDKIILVGGSSRIPAVQEAIRKILGKEPSKGVNPDECVSIGAAIQGGVLVGEVKDVLLLDVTPLSLGIETLGGVCTKIIDRNTTIPTSKSQVFSTAADNQPGVEIHVLQGEREMAAYNKTLGRFQLTDIPPAPRGVPQIEVKFDIDANGIVNVSAKDLGTGKEQKITIQSDSGMSKEDIERMVKEAESHAAEDKKQKEAVDARNAGDSLVYQAEKAIKDLGANADQALVSKTQAAVDKLKEALKGSDIEAIKAATEEARQPLYELSSAAYQQAQQAAGAAGAAPGADANAGAQSASQDDNVVDAEFTEVKDDKK from the coding sequence ATGGCTAAAGTAATTGGTATTGATCTTGGAACGACGAACTCTGTTGTGTCCGTGATGGAGGGCGGCGAGCCGACCGTTATCACGAATCCGGAGGGCAGCCGTATCACCCCGTCCGTTGTGGGCTTTACGAAGGACGGACAGCGCCTTGTCGGCCGCCTTGCGAAGAATCAGGCGGTCTCGAACCCCGACCGCACGATCTCCTCGATCAAGCGCCATATGGGCGAGGCAAACTATCATGTGACGATCGACGGCAAGAACTATACGCCGCCCGAGATCTCCGCAATGATCCTGCAGAAGCTCAAGAGCGACGCAGAGGCGTATCTCGGCGAGACGGTCACGCAGGCGGTCATCACGGTTCCTGCGTACTTCAACGACAGCCAGCGTCAGGCGACGAAGGACGCCGGCAAGATTGCGGGTCTCGAAGTCCTGCGCATCATCAACGAGCCGACGGCGGCGGCGCTTGCCTATGGTCTTGACAAGGATCAGGACGAGACGGTGCTCGTGTTCGACCTTGGCGGCGGCACGTTCGACGTCTCCATTCTCGAGCTCAGCGAGGGCGTGTTCGAGGTCAAGGCGACGAACGGCGATACGGTGCTCGGCGGCGACGACTTCGACAAGAAGGTCATGGACTGGATGGTCGAACAGTTCAAGAAGGAGAACGGCATCGACCTTTCGCAGGACAAGATGAGCGCACAGCGTCTCATCGAGGCGGCGGAGAAGGCTAAGATCGAGCTTTCGAGCATGAGCCAGACGAATATCAACCTGCCGTTCATCACGGCAGACGCAACGGGTCCGAAGCATCTCGACCTCACGCTCTCGCGTGCAAAGTTCGATGAGCTGACGGCGGATCTCGTGGAGCGCACGATGATCCCGACGCGCAAGGCGATGGAGGATGCGGGACTTTCGGGCAGCGAGATTGACAAGATCATCCTCGTGGGCGGTTCGTCCCGTATCCCCGCCGTGCAGGAAGCCATCCGCAAGATCCTCGGCAAGGAGCCGTCGAAGGGCGTCAACCCCGATGAGTGCGTCTCCATCGGCGCGGCGATCCAGGGCGGCGTGCTCGTCGGCGAGGTCAAGGACGTGCTGCTCCTCGATGTCACCCCGCTCTCGCTCGGCATCGAGACGCTCGGCGGTGTCTGCACGAAGATCATCGACCGCAATACGACCATCCCGACCTCGAAGAGTCAGGTGTTCTCGACGGCGGCGGACAATCAGCCGGGCGTTGAGATCCACGTCCTGCAGGGCGAGCGCGAGATGGCGGCATACAACAAGACGCTCGGCCGCTTCCAACTCACGGACATCCCGCCCGCACCGCGCGGCGTGCCCCAGATCGAGGTCAAGTTCGACATCGACGCGAACGGCATTGTCAACGTGTCGGCGAAGGATCTCGGCACGGGCAAGGAGCAGAAGATTACGATTCAGTCCGACAGCGGCATGAGCAAAGAGGACATCGAGCGCATGGTGAAAGAGGCGGAATCACACGCCGCCGAGGACAAGAAGCAGAAGGAAGCCGTCGATGCGCGCAATGCGGGCGACTCCCTCGTCTATCAGGCGGAGAAGGCGATCAAGGATCTCGGCGCGAACGCAGATCAGGCGCTCGTCTCCAAGACGCAGGCAGCCGTCGACAAGCTGAAGGAAGCGCTCAAGGGCTCGGATATCGAGGCAATCAAGGCGGCGACCGAAGAGGCACGTCAGCCCCTCTACGAGCTTTCCTCTGCCGCCTATCAGCAGGCACAGCAGGCGGCGGGTGCCGCAGGCGCAGCGCCGGGCGCAGATGCAAATGCGGGCGCACAGAGCGCATCGCAGGATGACAATGTCGTCGATGCGGAGTTCACCGAAGTCAAGGATGATAAGAAGTAA
- the grpE gene encoding nucleotide exchange factor GrpE gives MVGEVNGLQEKEEMTAEEQPVEDVTDTAAEPADVTVEDVPAEEDKTAELEAQLQEKSDRILRLQADFENFRRRTAKEKEELAAVITQNLLTDLLPLLDNFERAMAVEQSDVEAFQKGVEMIFTQLREVMEKHGLENIEAEGAPFDPNIHQAVMRVENPDVEDGTITQVLQKGYQAKGRVIRPAMVQVAGN, from the coding sequence ATGGTAGGAGAGGTGAACGGCTTGCAGGAAAAGGAAGAGATGACGGCAGAGGAGCAGCCCGTGGAGGATGTAACTGACACGGCGGCTGAACCTGCGGATGTGACCGTGGAAGATGTGCCCGCAGAGGAGGACAAGACGGCCGAACTCGAGGCGCAGCTTCAGGAAAAGAGCGACCGCATCCTGCGGCTCCAAGCGGATTTTGAAAACTTCCGCCGCCGCACGGCGAAGGAAAAGGAGGAGCTTGCAGCCGTTATCACGCAGAATCTCCTCACGGATCTCCTGCCGCTCCTCGATAATTTCGAGCGGGCAATGGCGGTGGAGCAGTCGGATGTGGAGGCGTTCCAGAAGGGCGTCGAGATGATCTTCACGCAGCTGCGCGAGGTGATGGAAAAGCACGGGCTTGAAAACATCGAGGCAGAGGGCGCACCATTTGACCCCAACATCCATCAGGCGGTCATGCGCGTCGAGAATCCCGATGTGGAGGACGGCACGATCACGCAGGTGCTGCAAAAGGGCTACCAGGCAAAGGGCAGGGTCATCCGCCCCGCCATGGTGCAGGTAGCAGGTAACTAA